A DNA window from Dehalococcoidia bacterium contains the following coding sequences:
- a CDS encoding response regulator, producing MQGHLEHARVLVIDDDAPMSRMIAMTLRSSGYDVSIASNGERGLEQVEAEHPDIIVLDLKMPVMDGHAFYRELRQRGFDMPVMIVSAHGARQAQRELDAQAAINKPFSPDALSDKVEELLTAAGH from the coding sequence ATGCAGGGACATCTTGAGCACGCGCGCGTCCTCGTCATCGACGATGACGCCCCGATGAGCCGGATGATCGCGATGACGTTGCGTTCGAGCGGCTACGACGTAAGCATCGCCTCGAACGGGGAGCGCGGTCTCGAACAGGTCGAGGCGGAGCACCCGGACATCATCGTGCTGGACCTGAAGATGCCCGTGATGGACGGGCACGCGTTCTACCGCGAGCTGCGTCAGCGGGGCTTCGACATGCCGGTGATGATCGTCTCGGCGCACGGCGCCAGGCAGGCGCAGCGCGAATTGGACGCACAGGCCGCCATCAACAAGCCATTCTCACCGGATGCCCTCTCCGACAAGGTGGAGGAGTTGCTGACGGCGGCCGGCCACTAG